From Brochothrix thermosphacta DSM 20171 = FSL F6-1036, a single genomic window includes:
- a CDS encoding ABC transporter ATP-binding protein: MSILELNDVTKTYGEGHKKVEALKLTNFVANKGELIAIIGPSGSGKSTFLTIAGGLQTPSKGSILINGTDFTNMKEKQRAATRLQEVGFILQASNLVPFLTVEEQLTLSDKVKKNNMNAKERKRLLEELGIEDLLAKYPADLSGGERQRVAIAKALYTQPSLILADEPTASLDSDRAFEVMKILSRETKENNKATIMVTHDQRLTQFCDRVYKIVDGTLSEQ; this comes from the coding sequence ATGTCGATTTTAGAATTAAATGACGTAACAAAAACATATGGTGAGGGTCATAAAAAAGTAGAAGCGTTAAAATTAACTAACTTTGTAGCGAATAAAGGTGAGTTAATCGCTATTATTGGACCATCTGGATCAGGTAAAAGTACGTTTCTAACGATTGCTGGTGGCTTACAAACACCATCAAAAGGCAGTATTCTTATTAATGGCACAGATTTTACGAACATGAAAGAAAAACAACGAGCAGCGACACGTTTGCAAGAAGTTGGTTTTATTTTACAAGCATCAAATCTCGTACCATTTTTAACAGTAGAAGAACAATTGACGTTATCGGACAAAGTGAAGAAAAATAATATGAATGCAAAAGAACGAAAACGTTTGTTGGAAGAGTTAGGAATTGAGGATTTACTAGCTAAGTATCCAGCAGATTTATCTGGTGGGGAGCGTCAACGTGTAGCCATTGCGAAAGCTCTTTATACCCAACCAAGTTTGATTTTGGCTGATGAGCCAACCGCATCGCTCGACTCGGATCGTGCATTTGAAGTGATGAAAATACTTTCGCGTGAAACGAAAGAAAACAATAAAGCAACCATCATGGTGACGCATGATCAACGTTTAACACAGTTTTGTGATCGAGTTTATAAAATCGTTGACGGCACCCTAAGTGAACAATAA
- a CDS encoding deoxyribonuclease IV has translation MKIGSHVSMAGKRMYAGAAEDAHSYGETTFMVYTGAPQNTRRKPVEELNIEEGQELIEKYGMSDIVVHAPYIINLANTTKPETFELAVEFLTKEILRTEALGVNQIVLHPGAHVGAGADVGIARIIEGLNQVLHADQTAQIALETMAGKGTEIGRSFDELARIMDGVTHSDKLSVTLDTCHVNDAGYNIKEDFDGVLNEFDKIVGLDRLKVLHINDSKNERGAGKDRHANIGFGTIGFEALNYIVHHPQLTELPKILETPFVGEDKNNKKAPYRLEIEMFKKQTFDPDILAKVLAE, from the coding sequence TTGAAAATTGGCTCACATGTGTCAATGGCTGGCAAGCGCATGTACGCTGGCGCAGCAGAAGACGCACATAGTTATGGCGAAACAACTTTCATGGTTTACACGGGCGCACCTCAAAATACGCGTCGTAAACCAGTGGAAGAACTAAATATTGAAGAAGGCCAAGAATTAATTGAAAAATATGGTATGAGTGACATTGTCGTTCATGCACCATATATTATTAATCTTGCCAATACGACAAAACCAGAAACCTTTGAATTGGCTGTAGAATTTCTAACAAAAGAAATTTTACGTACTGAAGCGTTAGGTGTTAATCAAATTGTCTTGCACCCAGGTGCGCATGTTGGTGCTGGTGCTGATGTTGGGATTGCTCGTATTATCGAAGGGTTAAATCAAGTGCTTCATGCAGACCAAACAGCTCAAATTGCCTTGGAAACAATGGCAGGTAAAGGTACTGAAATTGGTCGCTCATTTGATGAATTAGCACGTATTATGGATGGTGTGACTCACAGTGATAAGTTATCAGTTACGTTAGATACCTGCCATGTGAATGATGCTGGATATAACATCAAAGAAGATTTTGATGGTGTATTGAATGAATTTGATAAAATTGTTGGTTTAGATCGCTTGAAAGTTTTACATATTAACGACAGTAAAAATGAACGTGGTGCTGGAAAAGATCGTCATGCCAATATTGGTTTTGGAACAATCGGATTTGAAGCACTTAACTATATCGTTCATCACCCACAATTGACAGAACTGCCTAAAATATTGGAAACACCCTTTGTTGGTGAAGATAAAAACAATAAAAAAGCACCTTATCGTTTAGAAATTGAAATGTTTAAGAAACAAACATTCGATCCTGATATACTTGCAAAAGTGTTAGCTGAATAG
- a CDS encoding TetR/AcrR family transcriptional regulator, translating into MAQPTNRALEMQKTRQRIVATAEALFMDKGYRFVTTREIAKESNITQPALYHHFKDKEMIYVAVMDAVTTDVREHYATLKLDELALKPALISYFELLIVKHPSNLAMMINDINSQFSEANRLFLFKMWQSTYFIPMTTFFEDRIKKGELRLDKTASSMTQYTFGVVMSLVSLKLPHQTDEQLLIKISESIDFLLEGLV; encoded by the coding sequence ATGGCACAACCAACCAATCGCGCATTGGAAATGCAAAAGACACGTCAACGTATCGTCGCAACTGCAGAAGCATTATTTATGGATAAGGGGTATCGTTTTGTAACAACCCGTGAAATTGCCAAAGAGAGCAATATCACGCAACCTGCACTCTATCATCATTTTAAAGATAAAGAAATGATCTATGTTGCAGTTATGGATGCTGTTACCACAGATGTTCGAGAGCATTACGCAACATTAAAACTGGATGAATTAGCGCTAAAACCTGCGTTAATTTCGTATTTTGAATTATTGATTGTTAAACATCCTTCTAACTTAGCAATGATGATTAATGATATAAACAGTCAATTTTCAGAAGCTAACCGTCTGTTCTTGTTTAAAATGTGGCAATCGACTTATTTTATTCCAATGACAACGTTTTTTGAAGATCGAATTAAAAAAGGCGAACTACGATTGGATAAAACGGCGTCTTCAATGACCCAGTATACTTTTGGAGTTGTTATGTCGCTAGTATCGTTGAAGCTTCCTCATCAAACGGATGAACAACTTTTGATTAAAATAAGCGAAAGTATTGATTTTTTACTTGAAGGTTTAGTATAA
- a CDS encoding PRD domain-containing protein, with amino-acid sequence MILVKKILNSSVVLVDNDGQEMIALGKGIGYGKKNGDIISDSVVDKIFLPIEAKKSTHFAELVNEIPIKFFEITKEIVSLAETELSYQLNPSIYLTLSDHLHFAVERNEKGINTSNRLYWEIKNYYPKEYHVGEVALKQIKEKHSFNLPEEEASNIAFHLINAQSDIAEDQDGLRKAKLVGTIVNMVRYSIQHNLDTNSIHYTRFITHVRFFVDRFFSGGLIQEKEDELYRQMWSLYPAAMEVATKVKSYVDQAYNTKIPENEIVYLGVHINRLMNHTLLNKE; translated from the coding sequence ATGATTTTAGTGAAAAAAATATTGAACTCAAGTGTTGTTTTGGTAGATAATGATGGACAAGAAATGATTGCCTTAGGTAAAGGGATTGGCTATGGAAAGAAAAATGGAGATATCATTTCAGATTCAGTTGTTGATAAAATTTTCTTGCCAATTGAAGCAAAAAAATCAACCCACTTTGCAGAGTTAGTTAATGAAATTCCAATAAAGTTTTTTGAAATAACGAAAGAGATTGTATCTTTGGCAGAAACTGAATTGTCTTATCAATTAAATCCTTCGATTTATTTAACACTATCAGATCATCTGCACTTTGCTGTTGAACGGAATGAAAAGGGGATTAATACATCGAATCGCTTGTATTGGGAGATTAAAAATTATTATCCAAAAGAGTATCATGTTGGTGAAGTGGCGCTTAAACAAATCAAAGAGAAACACTCTTTTAATTTACCAGAAGAAGAGGCTTCTAATATTGCTTTTCATCTTATTAATGCTCAGTCAGATATTGCTGAAGACCAAGATGGGCTAAGAAAAGCTAAATTAGTTGGTACCATTGTTAATATGGTAAGGTACTCCATTCAACACAACTTAGATACAAATTCAATCCATTATACGCGATTTATTACCCATGTTCGTTTTTTCGTCGACCGTTTTTTCTCAGGAGGCTTAATTCAAGAAAAAGAAGACGAATTGTATCGACAAATGTGGTCGTTATATCCAGCTGCTATGGAGGTAGCAACGAAGGTGAAAAGTTATGTTGATCAAGCCTATAATACAAAGATACCAGAAAATGAAATTGTCTATCTAGGTGTTCATATTAATCGACTAATGAATCATACACTACTAAATAAAGAGTGA
- a CDS encoding DEAD/DEAH box helicase, whose product MTEKKSKFDIFGFKPFINEAIAKKAFFKPTKIQEQLMPTIHRGESAIGQSQTGTGKTHTYLLPLLDKIDPSLNEVQVIITAPSRELATQIHEEARQIAKLSDPEIHTRLMIGGTDKKRAMGQLKTQPQIVIGTPGRIYDLMREKALETYTTTTLVVDEADLMLDMGFLEDVDNIASRLAEKLQILVFSATIPEKLKPFLKKYMENPRYAHIQPEAIISPTVTNVLVDLKSKSREHLIYDITKTMTPFMALIFCNTKADADTLTEFLLEKELNVAKIHGGVPARDRKRIMKQIRNLDFQYVVATDLAARGIDIEGASHVINYNLPDDPDFFIHRAGRTGRAGQEGISISIYEPEDEEKLVALEKRGVEFEYKNLKKGEWIQMADRNRRKYRKEKRDDVDPRIGGMVKKAKANIKPGYKKKINRAIEKNKERAKRAGTRAGKNSQGKHN is encoded by the coding sequence ATGACAGAAAAAAAATCGAAATTTGATATTTTTGGGTTCAAGCCATTTATTAACGAAGCAATTGCTAAAAAGGCTTTCTTTAAACCAACAAAAATTCAAGAACAATTAATGCCAACAATTCACCGTGGTGAATCTGCAATTGGACAATCACAAACAGGAACAGGTAAAACACATACTTACTTGTTACCATTATTGGATAAAATTGACCCTTCATTGAATGAAGTGCAAGTGATCATCACTGCACCAAGTCGTGAGTTAGCAACACAAATTCACGAAGAAGCACGTCAAATCGCAAAATTATCAGACCCAGAAATTCATACGCGTCTAATGATTGGTGGAACTGATAAGAAACGTGCAATGGGGCAACTCAAAACACAACCGCAAATCGTTATTGGAACACCAGGTCGTATTTATGACCTTATGCGTGAGAAAGCATTAGAAACTTATACAACAACAACACTCGTTGTCGATGAAGCTGATTTAATGTTGGACATGGGATTCCTTGAAGACGTAGATAATATTGCAAGTCGTTTAGCTGAAAAATTACAAATCTTAGTTTTCTCTGCAACTATTCCAGAGAAATTAAAACCATTTTTAAAGAAATATATGGAAAACCCGCGTTATGCGCATATTCAACCTGAAGCGATTATCTCACCAACAGTAACAAATGTACTTGTTGATTTGAAAAGTAAATCGCGCGAACACTTAATTTATGATATTACAAAAACAATGACACCGTTTATGGCGTTAATTTTCTGTAATACAAAAGCTGACGCAGATACTTTAACAGAGTTCTTATTAGAGAAAGAGCTTAATGTTGCAAAAATTCATGGTGGCGTACCTGCTCGAGATCGTAAACGTATCATGAAACAAATCCGTAACCTTGATTTCCAATATGTTGTTGCAACTGATTTAGCAGCACGTGGCATTGATATTGAAGGCGCAAGTCATGTGATTAACTACAACTTGCCAGATGATCCTGATTTCTTTATTCACCGTGCAGGTCGTACAGGTCGTGCAGGACAAGAAGGAATTAGTATTTCAATCTATGAACCAGAAGATGAAGAGAAATTAGTAGCACTTGAAAAACGTGGTGTTGAATTTGAATACAAAAACCTTAAAAAAGGTGAATGGATTCAAATGGCTGACCGTAACCGTCGTAAATATCGTAAAGAAAAACGTGACGATGTTGATCCACGTATTGGTGGAATGGTTAAAAAAGCAAAAGCAAACATCAAACCTGGTTATAAGAAAAAAATTAACCGTGCGATTGAAAAAAATAAAGAACGTGCAAAACGTGCTGGTACTCGTGCTGGTAAAAACTCGCAAGGTAAACATAATTAA
- a CDS encoding ABC transporter permease, with protein sequence MFLGWKEIKHAKLRYGLIIGVLVLVSYLVFVLSGLANGLKDMNRQAVDQWDASSIVLTSDSDVSLTASTLTLKEGKAIDVPEKNKAYIGNMATVIKKKGTEDKEKITLMGIEKNQFIMPEITKGKAFAKEGEVVANDSLEDAGYKIGDTFTVASSEKEVKIVGFTTKAKFNAAPVLYTSMASYQDLKYGKVDEKNAPINAVVLKGEDASKVKVSKSLEVTPIETFIEKLPGYSAQNLTLNFMIIFLFVIASIIIAIFLYVLTIQKVSMFGVLKAQGISSAFLARSVVAQTFILSVIGVLIGFGLTAITGVALPAAVPISIDYVTLVFYALIFVAVAILGGLVSVRTIVKIDPLKAIGG encoded by the coding sequence ATGTTTTTAGGGTGGAAGGAAATTAAGCATGCAAAATTGCGATATGGTTTAATCATAGGGGTTCTTGTACTTGTTAGTTATCTTGTATTTGTATTATCTGGATTAGCAAATGGTCTAAAAGATATGAACCGTCAAGCAGTTGATCAATGGGATGCATCAAGTATTGTATTAACGTCGGATTCTGATGTGAGTTTGACAGCCTCAACGTTAACGCTTAAAGAAGGGAAAGCGATAGATGTTCCTGAGAAAAACAAAGCGTACATAGGTAATATGGCAACAGTTATTAAGAAAAAAGGAACAGAAGATAAAGAAAAAATCACTCTTATGGGGATTGAAAAAAATCAGTTTATCATGCCTGAAATCACTAAAGGTAAGGCCTTTGCCAAAGAAGGTGAAGTTGTTGCTAATGATTCTTTAGAGGATGCGGGTTATAAAATCGGTGATACTTTTACAGTGGCATCATCTGAAAAAGAAGTGAAAATTGTTGGTTTTACAACAAAAGCAAAATTCAATGCCGCGCCAGTCTTATATACATCAATGGCTTCTTATCAAGATTTAAAATATGGAAAAGTTGATGAAAAAAATGCGCCTATTAATGCGGTTGTTTTAAAAGGTGAAGACGCGAGTAAAGTGAAGGTATCTAAATCTTTAGAAGTCACACCAATTGAGACTTTTATTGAAAAATTACCAGGATACAGCGCTCAAAATCTCACATTAAACTTTATGATTATCTTTTTGTTTGTGATTGCATCGATTATTATCGCAATCTTCTTGTATGTTTTAACAATTCAAAAAGTAAGTATGTTTGGAGTATTAAAAGCGCAAGGAATTTCAAGCGCGTTCCTAGCACGTTCAGTTGTTGCACAAACATTTATATTATCAGTTATAGGTGTTTTAATTGGTTTTGGCCTAACCGCAATTACTGGAGTTGCTTTACCTGCTGCAGTTCCAATTTCAATTGATTACGTGACATTAGTCTTTTATGCGCTGATTTTTGTAGCGGTGGCGATACTTGGTGGACTTGTATCCGTACGTACAATTGTGAAAATTGATCCATTAAAAGCGATAGGGGGTTAA